A genomic window from Equus caballus isolate H_3958 breed thoroughbred chromosome 5, TB-T2T, whole genome shotgun sequence includes:
- the PPP1R15B gene encoding protein phosphatase 1 regulatory subunit 15B isoform X2: METGARPPPPRVSSPRRAPERAPPPEARAGAWRTLLAPLPGLLRRLLAWGRLLGALLPALALQPAAPPRAHALRAAAAAPPAPDGGRLPERRARPAPPGGGPPEGRPLRVGGLELPPPAAAGPALPTPEQDHGYHSLEEEHGLPRAHAGPERAARPACGNRLIDYILGGGPAESGSDGEDAADDGFDSGSSLAESDPEPDAEGLSRCAPGPPGGAPAAEGGPAAGGAEAAARAGADEAESLRLWNAFCRSDDPYDLFNFKAPFRTGRSRRGRRDSAGPPEPGAPSCGAARGPGRARGRRKKGAPDKTASLVTRRGTKWGDG; this comes from the exons ATGGAGACTggcgcccgcccgccgccgccgcgcgtcTCCTCCCCGCGGCGCGCCCCGGAGCGCGCACCCCCGCCCGAGGCCCGGGCCGGCGCCTGGAGGACGCTGCTCGCGCCGCTGCCCGGCCTGCTGCGCCGGCTGCTGGCGTGGGGCCGGCTCCTCGGCGCGCTCCTGCCGGCGCTGGCCCTgcagcccgccgcgcccccgcGGGCCCACGccctccgcgccgccgccgccgccccgccggCCCCCGACGGCGGCCGCCTGCCCGAGCGCCGCGCGCGCCCCGCTCCGCCCGGGGGCGGCCCGCCGGAAGGCCGCCCTCTGCGCGTGGGGGGGCTGGAGCTCCCGCCGCCGGCCGCCGCGGGGCCGGCGCTGCCCACGCCCGAGCAGGACCACGGCTACcacagcctggaggaggagcaCGGGCTGCCGCGCGCGCACGCGGGGCCCGAGCGCGCCGCCCGGCCGGCCTGCGGCAACCGGCTCATCGACTACATCCTGGGGGGCGGCCCGGCGGAGAGCGGCTCGGACGGGGAGGACGCCGCGGACGACGGCTTCGACAGCGGCAGCTCGCTCGCCGAGTCGGACCCCGAGCCGGACGCCGAGGGCCTGAGCCGCTGCGCCCCCGGGCCCCCgggaggcgcccccgccgccgagGGGGGCCCGGCCGCGGGCGGTGCGGAGGccgcggcgcgggcgggcgccGACGAGGCGGAGAGCCTGCGGCTCTGGAACGCCTTCTGTCGCTCCGACGACCCCTACGACCTCTTCAATTTCAAGGCCCCTTTTCGGACCGGGAGAAGCCGGAGAGGCCGTCGCGACTCCGCGGGGCCGCCCGAGCCCGGCGCGCCCTCGTGCGGGGCGGCGCGGGGGccgggccgcgcgcgcggccggAGGAAGAAG GGGGCCCCTGACAAAACGGCCTCTTTAGTAACTAGGCGAGGAACAAAGTGGGGCGATGGATGA
- the PPP1R15B gene encoding protein phosphatase 1 regulatory subunit 15B isoform X1: METGARPPPPRVSSPRRAPERAPPPEARAGAWRTLLAPLPGLLRRLLAWGRLLGALLPALALQPAAPPRAHALRAAAAAPPAPDGGRLPERRARPAPPGGGPPEGRPLRVGGLELPPPAAAGPALPTPEQDHGYHSLEEEHGLPRAHAGPERAARPACGNRLIDYILGGGPAESGSDGEDAADDGFDSGSSLAESDPEPDAEGLSRCAPGPPGGAPAAEGGPAAGGAEAAARAGADEAESLRLWNAFCRSDDPYDLFNFKAPFRTGRSRRGRRDSAGPPEPGAPSCGAARGPGRARGRRKKVTFFEEVTEYYISGDEDRKGPWEEFARDGCRFQKRIQETEDAIGYCLTFEHRERMFNRLQDTCFKGLDIFEQC, encoded by the exons ATGGAGACTggcgcccgcccgccgccgccgcgcgtcTCCTCCCCGCGGCGCGCCCCGGAGCGCGCACCCCCGCCCGAGGCCCGGGCCGGCGCCTGGAGGACGCTGCTCGCGCCGCTGCCCGGCCTGCTGCGCCGGCTGCTGGCGTGGGGCCGGCTCCTCGGCGCGCTCCTGCCGGCGCTGGCCCTgcagcccgccgcgcccccgcGGGCCCACGccctccgcgccgccgccgccgccccgccggCCCCCGACGGCGGCCGCCTGCCCGAGCGCCGCGCGCGCCCCGCTCCGCCCGGGGGCGGCCCGCCGGAAGGCCGCCCTCTGCGCGTGGGGGGGCTGGAGCTCCCGCCGCCGGCCGCCGCGGGGCCGGCGCTGCCCACGCCCGAGCAGGACCACGGCTACcacagcctggaggaggagcaCGGGCTGCCGCGCGCGCACGCGGGGCCCGAGCGCGCCGCCCGGCCGGCCTGCGGCAACCGGCTCATCGACTACATCCTGGGGGGCGGCCCGGCGGAGAGCGGCTCGGACGGGGAGGACGCCGCGGACGACGGCTTCGACAGCGGCAGCTCGCTCGCCGAGTCGGACCCCGAGCCGGACGCCGAGGGCCTGAGCCGCTGCGCCCCCGGGCCCCCgggaggcgcccccgccgccgagGGGGGCCCGGCCGCGGGCGGTGCGGAGGccgcggcgcgggcgggcgccGACGAGGCGGAGAGCCTGCGGCTCTGGAACGCCTTCTGTCGCTCCGACGACCCCTACGACCTCTTCAATTTCAAGGCCCCTTTTCGGACCGGGAGAAGCCGGAGAGGCCGTCGCGACTCCGCGGGGCCGCCCGAGCCCGGCGCGCCCTCGTGCGGGGCGGCGCGGGGGccgggccgcgcgcgcggccggAGGAAGAAG GTAACCTTCTTCGAAGAAGTCACCGAGTACTATATAAGTGGTGATGAGGATCGCAAAGGACCATGGGAGGAATTTGCACGAGATGGATGCAGGTTCCAGAAACGAATTCAAGAAACAGAAGATGCTATTGGATATTGCTTGACATTTGAGCACAGGGAAAGAATGTTTAATAGACTCCAGGACACATGTTTCAAAGGACTTGATATTTTTGAGCAATGTTAA